A section of the Marinoscillum sp. 108 genome encodes:
- the pyk gene encoding pyruvate kinase gives MKKSLFKKTKIVATIGPASRNKETLAELIKAGANVFRLNFSHGTHADHQKTIEMVRELNDELGANVALLQDLQGPKIRVGQVENDGVPIAPGQQLIITTKDMLGTSEKVSTVYEGIVNDVKPGDAILIDDGNIELKTIKVSGDEVITEVVHGELLKSRKGINLPNSNVSAPSMTEKDIEDLEFGFQFNLEWVALSFVRKASDIIEIKKRLVAAGVNTKVIAKVEKPEAITNLEEIIRETDGVMVARGDLGVEVPSENVPLLQKRMVRLCNRAGKPVIIATQMMESMIENPRPTRAETNDVANAVFDGADALMLSAESASGKFPVQAVQQMAKTIVAIESDSRTIYSKYEEEDTESTTRHNDLLVRSACRLSDQVGAKAIVGMTKSGYTGYRLSMHRPKANIFLFTNQKHLLRQMNLVWGVTGFFYDKTYGIDETLVEIEKELVKEGYLEKGDFFINTASMPLHWKGHTNMMRVTQVE, from the coding sequence ATGAAAAAATCCCTTTTCAAAAAAACCAAAATAGTAGCCACCATTGGGCCTGCCAGCCGCAACAAAGAAACGTTGGCTGAGCTGATCAAAGCGGGTGCTAATGTATTTAGATTGAATTTTTCGCATGGTACGCATGCCGATCATCAGAAAACCATAGAAATGGTGCGTGAACTGAATGATGAGCTTGGTGCCAATGTAGCTCTGCTTCAGGATTTGCAAGGCCCGAAAATCAGAGTAGGGCAGGTAGAAAATGATGGTGTGCCCATAGCGCCGGGTCAGCAGTTGATCATCACTACCAAGGACATGCTGGGTACGAGCGAGAAAGTGAGTACCGTTTACGAAGGTATAGTGAATGATGTGAAGCCCGGAGATGCTATTTTGATTGATGATGGCAATATTGAATTAAAGACTATTAAGGTTTCTGGTGATGAGGTGATCACCGAGGTGGTTCATGGTGAACTCCTCAAGTCGCGAAAGGGGATTAACCTTCCTAACTCCAACGTGTCGGCTCCTTCGATGACTGAGAAGGACATTGAGGATCTGGAATTTGGTTTCCAGTTTAACCTGGAGTGGGTGGCTCTCTCTTTTGTGAGAAAGGCCAGTGATATTATAGAAATAAAGAAAAGACTGGTAGCGGCGGGTGTCAATACCAAAGTGATCGCCAAGGTGGAAAAGCCGGAAGCCATTACGAATCTGGAAGAAATCATCAGAGAAACAGATGGAGTGATGGTGGCCCGTGGTGATCTGGGTGTGGAGGTTCCTTCCGAAAATGTACCGTTGTTGCAGAAACGCATGGTACGACTGTGCAATAGAGCTGGTAAGCCGGTGATCATTGCTACCCAGATGATGGAGAGTATGATAGAAAACCCTCGACCAACAAGGGCCGAAACCAACGATGTGGCCAATGCGGTGTTTGACGGAGCAGATGCACTCATGCTCTCCGCTGAGTCAGCCTCAGGTAAGTTTCCCGTGCAGGCTGTACAGCAAATGGCCAAGACCATCGTGGCGATAGAGTCCGATTCCAGGACGATTTACTCCAAATACGAGGAAGAAGATACAGAGTCCACCACCCGACACAATGACTTGCTTGTAAGATCAGCCTGTCGATTGAGTGACCAGGTAGGCGCTAAGGCCATTGTGGGAATGACCAAAAGTGGATATACAGGGTATCGACTGTCCATGCACAGACCTAAGGCTAATATTTTCCTGTTTACCAATCAGAAACACCTGCTTCGTCAGATGAACCTTGTATGGGGAGTGACAGGCTTTTTCTACGATAAGACTTATGGGATTGATGAGACCCTGGTGGAAATAGAAAAAGAACTTGTGAAGGAAGGATATCTTGAAAAAGGTGATTTCTTTATCAATACAGCCAGTATGCCACTTCATTGGAAGGGTCATACGAATATGATGCGGGTGACTCAGGTAGAGTAG
- the fabF gene encoding beta-ketoacyl-ACP synthase II — translation MELKRVVVTGIGAVTPLGNNKNDYWDALAKGVSGAAPITRFDSEKFRTKFACEVKGFDPLDFLDRKEARKMDPNSHYGMVAGDEAIVDSGLDLEKTNKDRIGVIWGSGIGGFTTFQDEVVSYAKGDGTPRFNPFFVPKMILDITPGLLSIKYGFRGPNFATVSACASSNNALSDAYNYIRLGKANVILTGGSEAAVIETGIGGFNALKALSERNDDPTTASRPYDKDRDGFVLGEGAGALMLEDLDHAKARGAKIYAEVLGVGMSADAYHITAPHPDGDGIVLVMNEALADANIKPTEVDYINTHGTSTPLGDAGEVKAIQKVFGEHAYNMNISSTKSMTGHLLGAAGAIESIASIMALELGIIPPTINHFTDDPEIDPKLNLTFNTAQKRDVNVVVSNTFGFGGHNASVIFGKYSG, via the coding sequence ATGGAATTAAAAAGAGTCGTAGTTACAGGAATCGGTGCGGTAACACCGTTAGGAAACAATAAAAATGATTATTGGGATGCACTTGCTAAGGGTGTTAGCGGTGCCGCTCCTATAACTCGATTCGATTCAGAAAAATTTCGCACCAAATTCGCCTGTGAGGTGAAAGGTTTTGATCCATTGGACTTCCTGGACAGAAAAGAAGCCCGAAAAATGGATCCTAACAGTCACTATGGTATGGTAGCCGGAGACGAGGCTATTGTGGACTCTGGATTGGATCTGGAAAAAACCAATAAAGACCGAATCGGTGTGATATGGGGAAGCGGAATTGGTGGTTTCACCACCTTCCAGGACGAAGTGGTTAGCTATGCAAAGGGTGACGGCACCCCGAGATTCAACCCCTTCTTTGTTCCCAAAATGATTCTGGATATTACCCCCGGACTTTTGTCAATCAAGTACGGGTTTAGAGGACCTAACTTTGCCACAGTATCGGCTTGTGCATCCTCTAACAATGCATTGTCTGATGCTTATAATTACATCCGGCTGGGAAAGGCTAATGTCATTCTCACCGGAGGCTCCGAAGCAGCGGTGATTGAAACCGGAATTGGTGGTTTCAATGCACTCAAGGCGCTTTCTGAAAGAAATGACGACCCCACCACTGCTTCACGGCCATACGACAAAGACCGTGACGGCTTTGTGCTCGGCGAAGGTGCCGGGGCACTGATGCTCGAAGATTTGGATCATGCAAAGGCGCGTGGAGCCAAAATATATGCCGAAGTACTCGGTGTGGGCATGTCTGCTGACGCCTATCACATCACTGCACCACACCCCGATGGGGATGGTATTGTGCTCGTGATGAACGAGGCACTTGCAGATGCCAACATTAAGCCCACAGAAGTAGACTACATCAATACTCACGGCACATCTACCCCACTGGGAGACGCCGGAGAAGTAAAGGCCATCCAAAAGGTATTTGGAGAGCACGCATACAATATGAACATCAGTAGTACCAAGTCCATGACTGGACATCTTTTAGGTGCTGCCGGGGCCATTGAAAGTATCGCCTCTATCATGGCTTTGGAGTTGGGTATCATACCTCCAACTATTAATCATTTCACGGATGACCCTGAAATAGACCCTAAATTGAACCTTACATTCAACACCGCCCAAAAACGGGATGTGAATGTGGTGGTGAGCAATACATTTGGTTTTGGTGGTCACAACGCTTCTGTTATTTTCGGTAAATACAGCGGGTAG
- a CDS encoding HAMP domain-containing sensor histidine kinase has translation MSFAVSMAKRMIFFVSGMNGQLLFLGIILVFGSVFLPVIQSRIVKKEAEIRQFHLENRHQQTLITFQESMKGFVTLMSGVRSYMVSNRTMPTQQELKEFLAYQLKDLNYTAPIIFSFVDTSHVFRYSFSQYEDDPGRLIGTSVRDIRSESEIEKLDAVMREESIYLLAPINMVEGMIGIPATFSVVRDEKVLGYVAAIVDFKTLINPIYKAQSTESYAHHFSVGDNVDFDRERIYDGSVSYHTRQDPGFYKNFEISEGAFLYSEVELYGLKFKIGTAAVEQDEQRFNMAILLYGWYLLLIAFVGFSVYRLLHYRKLNVDLNASNAEVESHKVMLEEQNRELQRVVGTKDKLFSIIGHDLRGPLSSIVTMMSESQHNRISPEEKMRFLAGLRDAAKQSLNLLDNLLRWSMVNTGARTLDVRRIDVAMLVTHVTDHLEVMSEAKQILLKSEIADGMELVGDRDMLSTVLRNIVSNAIKFSHDHSVIKIKAYSAGHLAILEVHDSGVGMTSEQVASLFKMDREHVSRGTRDEAGTGLGLIVSHDFIKLHHGSIKVESTEGSGSMFRIILPNQVDEVKKPAYGTGKAILEPSTN, from the coding sequence ATGAGTTTTGCCGTATCTATGGCAAAGCGCATGATTTTTTTTGTTTCTGGGATGAACGGCCAACTGCTTTTCCTGGGAATTATTCTTGTTTTTGGAAGTGTTTTTCTTCCGGTTATCCAATCACGTATTGTGAAAAAGGAAGCTGAAATTCGTCAGTTTCACCTTGAAAACCGACACCAGCAAACCTTGATTACCTTTCAGGAGTCGATGAAGGGTTTTGTGACACTCATGTCTGGAGTGAGATCGTATATGGTTTCCAATAGAACCATGCCAACCCAGCAGGAATTAAAGGAGTTTCTGGCTTACCAGTTGAAGGATCTTAACTATACCGCGCCAATTATCTTTTCATTTGTAGACACAAGTCATGTTTTCAGGTATTCATTTAGTCAGTATGAGGATGATCCAGGAAGACTTATAGGAACATCTGTGAGGGATATTAGGAGCGAATCTGAAATCGAAAAGTTGGATGCAGTAATGAGAGAGGAATCTATTTATTTACTTGCTCCAATCAACATGGTAGAGGGGATGATCGGTATACCTGCCACCTTTAGCGTGGTAAGAGATGAAAAGGTCTTGGGATACGTTGCAGCGATCGTAGATTTTAAAACCCTGATTAATCCTATATATAAAGCCCAGTCCACAGAGTCCTACGCACATCATTTCTCAGTAGGTGACAATGTTGATTTTGACCGGGAAAGAATTTATGACGGCTCGGTTTCGTATCATACCAGACAAGATCCTGGATTTTATAAGAATTTTGAAATTTCGGAAGGTGCCTTTCTATATTCAGAGGTGGAGCTGTATGGTTTGAAATTTAAAATAGGCACTGCTGCTGTGGAGCAAGACGAGCAAAGGTTTAATATGGCGATACTCCTTTATGGCTGGTATTTATTGCTGATTGCTTTTGTAGGTTTCTCTGTTTACCGTCTCTTACACTATCGCAAGTTAAATGTTGATTTAAATGCTTCTAATGCTGAGGTGGAGTCACACAAGGTGATGCTGGAAGAGCAGAACAGGGAACTGCAACGAGTGGTTGGGACCAAGGATAAACTCTTTTCGATCATTGGTCATGACCTGAGAGGTCCACTTTCCTCCATTGTGACCATGATGAGTGAGTCCCAGCACAATAGGATCAGTCCGGAGGAGAAGATGAGGTTTCTCGCCGGACTCCGTGATGCAGCTAAACAGAGTTTGAACTTACTGGATAATTTGCTGCGCTGGTCTATGGTCAACACCGGGGCCAGGACTTTGGATGTAAGGAGAATAGACGTAGCCATGTTGGTGACTCATGTCACGGACCATTTGGAGGTCATGAGTGAAGCCAAACAAATCTTACTGAAAAGTGAAATAGCTGATGGCATGGAACTCGTTGGAGACAGGGACATGCTTTCCACTGTGCTTCGAAATATCGTTTCTAATGCCATCAAATTCAGTCATGATCACTCAGTGATCAAAATCAAGGCTTACTCCGCGGGGCACTTAGCTATATTAGAAGTTCACGATTCGGGTGTTGGTATGACCAGTGAGCAGGTAGCTTCATTATTTAAGATGGACCGGGAGCACGTAAGCAGAGGAACACGGGATGAAGCGGGCACAGGGCTTGGTCTCATTGTATCACACGATTTCATCAAACTCCACCATGGAAGTATCAAGGTTGAAAGCACGGAGGGTAGTGGTTCTATGTTCAGAATTATTTTGCCAAATCAGGTAGACGAAGTGAAAAAGCCAGCATACGGCACAGGAAAAGCGATTCTGGAGCCATCTACTAACTAA
- a CDS encoding nitrilase-related carbon-nitrogen hydrolase: MGRTIKIGGACLNQIPMDWSNNLQNIKQSIAQARSEGIEILCLPELSITGYGCEDMFLSEWLPEKALLKLQEIVPHTQDIAVAVGLPIRYHERVFNTTCFIANQKILGVYAKQKLANDGVHYEPRWFTPWESGKITDLQIGQEAYPFGHLTIDYLGIKIGFEICEDAWRKDRPACHLINEEVDLLLNPSASHFAFAKADFREHLVISSSETFHCTYLYTNLLGNESGRMIYDGDILIAQEGVLKGKNTRLSFKNFNTLGCTIDFDQPELSEENILPDANGRHEEFTKAASLALFDYLRKSKSKGFVLSLSGGADSSSIAVLVAQAVKNGLSELGFEEFAKKLNLDLKPSDDPKEIVKQLFYTAYQGTKNSSEDTLSSAKGLAESIGARFFHWTIDEEVSAYTRSIETVLERSLDWSTDDIALQNIQARARSPIIWMLANIKKCLLLSTSNRSEGDVGYATMDGDTSGSISPIAAVDKNFILSWLVYAEKELGYTGLHKVNTLSPTAELRPQDRHQTDEDDLMPYAVLVDIEEKAIRDRKSPLEVYARLKGQWPDHVLLKQWITKFFRLWSINQWKRERIAPSFHLDDFNVDPRTWCRFPILSSGFDEELKELQQAP, translated from the coding sequence GTGGGAAGAACTATTAAAATAGGCGGTGCCTGCCTCAACCAGATCCCCATGGACTGGTCAAACAATCTGCAGAATATTAAGCAATCCATTGCTCAGGCCCGCTCTGAAGGCATAGAGATTCTCTGCCTGCCCGAACTTTCCATCACCGGATATGGCTGTGAAGACATGTTTCTCAGCGAATGGCTACCGGAAAAAGCCCTCCTCAAACTTCAGGAAATTGTTCCTCACACTCAGGATATAGCGGTCGCTGTAGGCCTGCCTATCAGGTACCACGAGCGAGTTTTCAACACCACCTGCTTCATTGCCAACCAGAAAATACTGGGAGTCTACGCCAAGCAAAAACTGGCCAATGATGGCGTACATTATGAGCCCCGCTGGTTCACTCCCTGGGAATCAGGAAAAATCACAGACCTGCAGATCGGTCAGGAAGCTTATCCTTTCGGGCACCTCACGATAGATTATCTCGGTATCAAAATAGGCTTTGAAATTTGCGAAGATGCCTGGAGAAAGGACCGTCCGGCCTGTCACCTCATCAATGAAGAGGTAGACTTGCTGCTCAACCCATCGGCCAGTCATTTTGCTTTTGCTAAAGCAGATTTCAGGGAACATCTGGTTATCAGTAGCTCGGAAACCTTTCATTGTACCTATTTGTATACCAATCTCCTCGGAAATGAATCCGGGCGGATGATTTACGACGGTGATATCCTCATTGCCCAGGAGGGCGTACTAAAAGGAAAAAACACCCGGCTTTCATTCAAAAACTTCAACACCCTGGGGTGCACGATTGATTTTGATCAGCCGGAGCTCAGTGAGGAAAACATTCTGCCGGACGCCAATGGAAGACATGAAGAGTTTACCAAGGCCGCTTCACTGGCCCTTTTCGATTATTTGAGAAAAAGCAAAAGCAAGGGATTTGTACTTTCGCTCAGTGGCGGAGCTGATTCAAGCAGTATTGCTGTATTGGTGGCTCAGGCTGTAAAAAATGGGCTCTCTGAACTTGGTTTTGAGGAATTCGCAAAAAAACTGAACCTCGACCTGAAGCCTTCTGACGATCCTAAGGAAATAGTTAAGCAACTTTTTTACACTGCCTACCAGGGTACCAAAAACTCATCGGAGGACACACTGTCCTCCGCCAAAGGTCTTGCTGAAAGTATTGGTGCCCGGTTCTTTCACTGGACCATCGATGAGGAAGTGTCGGCCTATACCCGATCCATAGAGACGGTACTGGAACGCTCACTTGACTGGTCTACAGATGACATTGCGCTTCAAAACATTCAGGCCAGGGCCCGATCCCCGATTATCTGGATGCTTGCTAATATCAAGAAATGTTTGCTCCTGTCTACTTCCAATAGAAGTGAGGGCGATGTGGGCTATGCCACTATGGATGGTGATACCAGCGGAAGTATTTCACCCATTGCGGCTGTTGACAAGAACTTTATACTCAGCTGGCTGGTGTATGCTGAAAAAGAACTGGGCTACACAGGACTACATAAGGTGAACACCCTCTCACCCACTGCGGAGCTTCGCCCTCAGGATCGGCATCAAACAGACGAAGACGACCTGATGCCCTATGCTGTATTGGTAGATATAGAAGAAAAAGCCATCAGGGACAGAAAATCACCCCTGGAGGTATACGCCAGACTCAAGGGACAATGGCCAGATCACGTATTGTTAAAACAGTGGATCACTAAGTTTTTCAGACTCTGGTCGATCAATCAGTGGAAGCGGGAGCGAATAGCGCCAAGTTTTCACCTGGATGATTTCAATGTGGATCCCAGAACGTGGTGCAGGTTTCCCATTTTATCGAGTGGCTTTGATGAGGAGCTGAAAGAATTGCAGCAGGCCCCTTAA
- a CDS encoding acyl carrier protein, which translates to MSEIAQKVKSIIIDKLGVEESEVTTEASFTNDLGADSLDTVELIMEFEKEFNISIPDDQAENIATVGQAISYLEENVK; encoded by the coding sequence ATGTCAGAAATAGCACAAAAGGTAAAGTCAATAATCATTGACAAATTAGGTGTTGAAGAATCAGAAGTAACTACTGAGGCCAGCTTCACCAACGATCTGGGAGCTGATTCTTTGGATACTGTGGAGCTAATCATGGAATTTGAAAAAGAATTTAACATTTCTATCCCGGACGATCAGGCAGAAAATATTGCTACTGTTGGCCAGGCCATCTCATACTTGGAAGAAAACGTAAAATAA
- the rnc gene encoding ribonuclease III, whose protein sequence is MPSIFRKSHGFIKYLFSGPDKELYRNYKIVTGRRPNNLSLYERATRHSSAAELNSKGLKDSYERLEYLGDAILGMVVAEMLFKRFPFKEEGFLTELRSKIVNRESLNNLSKKIGLKGLVKYHKNKGSSISHKSVYGDSLEALIGAIYIDQGFRFSKKFIENKLIQPHFDFEELASTTTNYKSKIIEWSQRENKTIRFEILKSNEDARDRQFVAQVIVDEEPLGKGFGFSKKKAEQDAAQRSLQQLKIE, encoded by the coding sequence GTGCCCTCAATATTCAGGAAATCTCACGGGTTCATCAAATATCTTTTCTCCGGACCAGATAAAGAGCTATACAGGAATTACAAGATCGTCACAGGCCGCAGGCCTAACAATCTTTCCCTGTATGAAAGGGCCACGCGACACTCCAGTGCCGCCGAGCTCAACTCCAAAGGACTGAAGGATTCCTACGAGCGACTGGAGTACCTGGGAGACGCTATTTTGGGCATGGTGGTGGCCGAAATGCTATTTAAGCGATTTCCTTTCAAGGAAGAGGGCTTCCTCACTGAACTGCGCTCTAAAATTGTCAACCGTGAATCGCTCAATAACCTGTCGAAAAAGATTGGATTGAAGGGGCTTGTGAAGTATCACAAAAACAAAGGGAGTAGCATCTCCCACAAGTCCGTCTATGGTGATTCACTGGAAGCACTGATAGGTGCCATCTATATCGACCAGGGTTTTAGATTCAGTAAAAAATTCATTGAAAACAAATTAATTCAGCCCCATTTCGACTTTGAAGAGCTGGCCAGTACCACTACCAACTATAAGAGTAAAATCATCGAATGGTCACAAAGAGAAAACAAAACCATTCGTTTTGAGATTCTTAAGTCAAACGAAGATGCTCGCGATAGGCAGTTTGTGGCCCAGGTGATTGTGGATGAAGAACCACTGGGCAAAGGGTTTGGTTTTAGCAAAAAGAAAGCAGAACAAGACGCAGCTCAGAGGTCTTTGCAACAACTAAAGATAGAATAG
- a CDS encoding IPExxxVDY family protein produces the protein MKKSRLTTQYPTDFELIGIVSSAKEYQLAWHLNQLNEFHLVKDEDVKIDFAENRQIRVSVLMEETEFRKVYLLKNKLVATNIQTNQFLVQELQQFDFLLKLSSQTDENWANELLLKVKTIPVIDYCLTIDVSKIKMKDNLVF, from the coding sequence ATGAAGAAGAGTCGGCTAACTACCCAGTATCCAACTGATTTTGAATTGATAGGGATCGTGTCATCAGCTAAAGAGTATCAATTAGCCTGGCATTTGAACCAATTAAATGAGTTTCATCTGGTAAAAGATGAAGATGTTAAGATTGATTTTGCGGAAAACAGACAAATCCGCGTTTCGGTACTGATGGAGGAGACGGAATTCAGGAAAGTGTATCTATTGAAAAATAAGCTAGTAGCCACCAATATTCAGACCAATCAATTTCTCGTTCAGGAACTGCAACAATTTGATTTTTTGCTGAAGTTGTCCAGTCAAACGGATGAAAACTGGGCGAATGAGTTACTTTTGAAGGTCAAAACCATCCCCGTGATAGACTATTGTCTGACGATAGACGTGAGTAAGATAAAAATGAAAGATAATTTGGTTTTCTGA